A window of the Hypomesus transpacificus isolate Combined female chromosome 8, fHypTra1, whole genome shotgun sequence genome harbors these coding sequences:
- the LOC124469927 gene encoding zinc transporter ZIP12-like isoform X2, whose product MLCCTSYHSHADDHHFTEGKEYLWKILGIIAGIYGFFLIERVFSLVLPSHNHGHQDMGHSHDLPLELNCNGQSQRGKSISTMQLETVEDLECTEITSDEPGTSTPMQRQGVPLLALMVIVGDSLHNFADGLVVGAAFSSSAETGMATTVAILCHEIPHEMGDFAVLLSSGLSVRKAVLMNLFSALTAFVGLYIGLFVSSETEVQQWIFTVTAGIFLYLSLVEMLPEMNRVKTSRPCVMFLLQNLGLLMGWACLLLLALFEHQLKF is encoded by the exons ATGCTCTGCTGCACCTCATACCACAG TCACGCTGATGATCATCACTTTACAGAGGGCAAGGAATACCTGTGGAAAATTCTGGGGATCATTGCTGGCATCTATGGATTTTTCCTCATTGAAAGAGTCTTCTCCCTAGTGTTACCTTCTCACAACCAT GGCCACCAGGATATGGGCCATTCCCACGACCTCCCCCTGGAGCTCAACTGCAACGGACAGTCACAGAGGGGCAAGTCCATCTCCACCATGCAGCTG GAAACTGTGGAAGACTTGGAATGTACAGAGATAACTTCTGATGAGCCAGGCACAAGTACACCTATGCAAA gacagggggttccTCTGCTGGCTCTAATGGTAATCGTTGGAGACAGCCTCCATAACTTTGCTGACGGTCTGGTGGTGGGTGCAGCCTTCTCTTCGTCTGCTGAGACGGGCATGGCGACCACCGTGGCCATACTGTGCCATGAAATACCACATGAAATGG GTGACTTTGCGGTGCTACTTAGCTCAGGTCTCTCTGTGCGGAAGGCCGTGTTGATGAACCTCTTCAGCGCACTGACAGCCTTTGTTGGCCTCTACATCGGGTTGTTCGTCTCCTCGGAGACCGAGGTCCAGCAGTGGATCTTCACTGTCACTGCTGGGATCTTCCTCTATCTGTCCCTCGTTGAGATG CTTCCGGAGATGAACCGTGTGAAGACCAGCAGGCCTTGTGTCATGTTCCTCCTGCAAAACCTTGGTCTCCTCATGGGATGGGCTTGTCTGCTGCTCCTGGCTCTGTTTGAACATCAACTCAAGTTCTAA